A segment of the Solanum lycopersicum chromosome 9, SLM_r2.1 genome:
CTCAACCCCATCTTTAAACTGAGGCATTGGACCCTGCAACCTATTGTTCTGTAAAGTAATATTCAACAATTTGGGAAGAGACATCACAGACTCAGGTACAATACCAGTAAACTGATTATCCCTTAACTGCAAATCAAATATATTCTCACATTTTGACAAATCAGGAATACTACCAGTAAAAGAATTAGCATGTAACCAAACTTGAGACAATTGTGTCATACTTCCAATCACATCAATACTACCTGATAACCCTTTAACTTGATTATTCAACCAAAGATTCATAATTTCAGAACCCCCAAAAGAAGCAGGCAAAGAACCAGTAAGATTATTATAAGACAACCTTAAATTCTGTAAATTAGGAAAAACATCAAAGAAATCAGGAATAACACCAACAATACTTGCATTACTAGCATATAGAGATCCCAAATTTGTACTTTCAGTTAAATACATAGGTATTTGCCAAGGAGAGAGTCCCGCATTTTCACTAATGCTTAAAGTTACTAAACTAGGAACCCCCAAAAGGAAATCTTGAGGAACAGAAGTGAATTGGTTATTGTCCAAGAAAAGATCAGCTAATTTTGACATGTTGGCAAAAGAAGGTAAAGGGCCAGaaagtttgtttttttgaaGTGAAAGGGTTTTAAGATTAGAAAGTTGAGTAATTTCAGAAGGTAAAGAACCAGAAACAGATTGAGAATCAAGATTAATTGAAGTTACTGTAGCTGAAGACTTGTCACAAATGACATTAGTCCAAGAACAGAAAGGCTTAGAAGTTGACCAACCAGAAGGAGTTGGAGAAAGAGCTGCAAGAAGCTTGGACATAACATCAGCATCATCTGAGAAGGTGAAAGAAAGGGAAGTGAAGAAAAGGAGAAGGTGGAGAAGGAGATAGTGGTGGTGGTGGAAGGCCATTGATTGTGAGCGGGGTGGGGGTGGAGATGTTAGGGTGGTGGGTgcataaataaggaaaaatggagattgggggggggggtgtctgggggggggggaaggtttcaactttcaagtttgttcttgaattatgtattttggTTTTGCTAGACAAGAATGGAGATGTGGGAGTTATGTTGGAAAAGGAACATGAAAAGGGGTAGTGaaggtaaaaaaaaagacatttagAGAGttcgaatttgaaatttttaaataaaataaaatatacttatttttcTATTACGATTCTTAAAAATGATTTgtagatttattttttgttttaggaaattattaaataaaataaaatattatttatcgcTCTATCGCAATTCTTAGAAATAATAGGtgggtttattttttattttaggatttatttgatcattAAAATTCCAAATACAAGTCACACCCTAATTTCCCTTTTTCCTTCTTAATAATCAGAAAAGTTTCAACTTTATAGAAAGTTGCTTTGATCCTACTTTATAAGAAAATTGAACttcataattaagttaaatgCTTTATATAAGAAATATGCACTAAAATTATGAAGTTTAGTTTGAAAAATtaactcaattaaaaaaaataacttttcattaaaagaaGCTAACATAATTTGTTCCTAACatgtatacatagacttcaaacaaatatatacacataagtCTAACTCAACCCAAAATGATAGTTCATAAGAAGAGGTTTGTCCAAATCCATATAAGGAATCAGATTTTCATTTCTCTATCAATGTGGaacattttgacaatttaattacaatttttgCTATTTAGCGACAAAGTACTagtttttatcattaatttaatcaaactaaataatttttatcgaTATTTTGTGTTTGTACTAACAAATTGTTAACTttcaaaaactaataaaattatcacGCTCTAAATCAACGAAACTCAAAGTTATGTCTCTTTTACCTTGTAAGTTTACCTACTACTCTACTTAGCATgacatacatatcatttcaaaatgaaaatgaacCAGCTTCAATACAacttcatttattattattacattttattaaaagaaaatatgagtgCAAACAAACACAACATGTCACACCCCCTACCCATCCACCTCAAACACACACATTGTTTGCTTAAAACGTACACTTGATGAATAGTTCGATTATCCACATGATGTACTATTGACAGAGTCAACAAACAACAATTTGATTGTGTCTTTAAGGAAGTTTTGTGAATCTGTAAAATCATCCTCTTGGAGAATATCTACGAGACGTGAAAGATTCAATGCAGGTTGTAGTACAAACGTTGGTACTTGAGTAGCATGTAAATAATCTGTGTTTATATCTTTCCATGCATTTGCTATTTGCCTACGAGCCTCAACATATGCCTCTTGTTTTGAAGCTCTATATTCTTTCACGTAACATTCAACGAATGAAGCTCCATGCTCTCTTTGTTGTTCGTGCTGCATCAAATACATTTCAGTATGAcgtttaaattaaatatctatttCTGTAAGTTcaaactatataatataatatattagcATATTTATATACTTACTTCATGTCCAATAATATCGTCTTTTAGTCGATTGATTAGTGATGAAGCTGGAGCGATCAAAGACTCATTTATCATCCATTCAAAAGTCTCCTTGGATATAAATTCGCCCGCAACAATCAAACAAGTAATCAAAATCATTTGATTGGCTACCGTTATAGTAGCATTTCTCTTATATTCCTCACATTTTGGTATAATGTCATTTTTCAACCATTCTGCTTCCTTAAGATAGCTTTTGATCAACTTAttcatctaaaaattaaaatgagaatatatttatacatatcaaAAGCGTTATTTGTAAAGTAAATGATCGATTTATGATTTAACTGATTAATGGAGCCAAGTTATATTCATAGCAAACTTAGCTTAATTACCTCAACTTTTGCATAGTAGACATAGTGTGCTTTACCATCTTTGGTCAATTCTTCTTCCATTTCGtcaaaataatctaaaaatacTTGATAAAGAGGTCTCATATAGGGCGATATCGAATCCATAGCACTAATTTCACATCTGTACATACATAAATAACACATATATTTCTTACTCAAAAAACGTACCCATGTTGCACGTTTAATtaacaatttataaatttatataagttttacCTTTCGACTGCATTAGTGTAGGGCACAAGTTCGTCATAAGTTGCATAAGCATCATATAGATCATCAGTAATTGTAATGATAACGATTAATTTTGTTATCATTCTTCTTGCACGTTTGTATTGTGGCCCAAAATACACCCCTGTTGCCCAAAAATAACATTCCACTAGTTTGTCTCTTGCATATGGATATTTGTTTGAATGATCTAGATCTTTCCACCAcctacatatataaataatatttttaatatattacaCGACGTAGATACGTATCATGTTCATGTGTTTAATTGAAGCGGATAGatgtatacatatatacctTGTAAGTTCACTAAGCTCTCTTTGGTGCATCTTTTGCAAAATGTGGAAATCCAACTttacaaatttcaaaagtaaatCATCGTGTGATTCAATGTTCTCGTAAATACGTATGTATTTAGGAGCTACCACTCTTGGTACATTTGTGTAAATGGGCTGGATCAAGGCTTCACTAACTTGGGCCTTGAGTGAACTGTCCAATTTAGGGCTCATGGACTTGAGATGAGTAACGGTAAAAGATAGAGCTTCTTCAAGAATTTGTTCTCCGTGTACTCTTAGATGTGTTGCTTCATATAGATTTAATAAGCCTTGAACATCTTTAGTAAGAGTTTCCTTGAATTTTCCATCATCGTTTGTGAACTTTTTGAACACATCTGATTAATTGTCGGTCATAGTTAGTTATATATTAAACTAGTTAAGAAGACGTATAGAATCTTATCCGTTTAATTTTTGATGATCAAATATTATGTTATCAttttttagtgaaatttttATATTCGTAAAGATTAAGTTCTGAATTCACTTGGccaatattttacttttgactAGAAAGGGCTTAGAGAATAGATACGATACCAGAAGACATGTAATGCCTTTGTCCTCTCACTAGTCGAAAACGAAGAGCAACAATGTAAAGATCGTTATCATCTTCATTTTTATTCTGCTCAAACTCATCAAAAATATTCTGAATAGATATTTTGATCTCATTATCGAAATGATATGCCACTCCCAATCGTTGAATTGTGTCAATCAAGACAAGTTTTTGTGTACTTTTATCAGAAGTTTCCACTAACATTTGCCTTACTTTTTCTTTCAACTCTTCAAGTTCAAGTTTTTCTTGGCTACTAATTTCCTGCACCAAATGTTAAATGTTATTAGTGTTCCACCAcctttatataaaataacatcaaataacaaaattaaataataatagtaataaagtCATTGTAATTTTATAGGTGAGATTTGTGAAGGATATATAAAGTACACTTTATCTCTATCCAGTAAAGATAAATTGATTGTTTATAAAAATTCCTCGACACAAaaaaagaacttgaaaaatatatatatacgaaaGTAAAAGGATATAacgaaaaatagaaaacaaatgaaAGGTAACAAAAATTTAGGAtcaaaaactataaatataatGTTAGCTAATATAAATAACGAACAAATATACGATATATCGATCAAGCCTATCTCAAAAAAAACGAGACATACTGTGAGTTGAGGAGTGTAGGAgagaaaatagtttttccataCACTTGAGTGATAATTTGCCAATGGACGTGTAATAGTAGTATCAATCATTGATAattgattcatatttttaatttctttatctGTCTCTAATGTGAGATTTGTTGCCATATTTGGTGAGGCATTTTATAGGACAACAAAGTGTCAAGTGATAATAGTTATCCAAATGACTTaccaaattcattattttttcgaTTTTAAATTATATCTCGTGAATCACAAATTACTGAGTACTTTCTctgtttcttttaatttaattttacttgtATTAACAATTAAGTAagtttacaattttatttttatataatttttttattgaagttaGCTTTTCGATAAAATAGAtatattagattttaaaaattgaaatgtatttaaataactatttaaatttttgagtttattttcggagtcaatttttttttcactataAATTGATCcagaatttgaagaagaaaaaattctcACCTcaatatttctatatattttgtgtaaaaatgattttttataaacTCTTAAAGTAAACACTgacaatattataaaatatttaaattccaTTACTTCAAAGAACTAAATATTCTTGTTAATCTTATGTTATTTAccgaaggaatattgattgtattgaagtgttaacctaacaAGGggatacatgggagatatatatagaagataatcctaataggactaggattaaggagtactagaCTAGGAGTACTaatatactaatattatttaatactatttatttaatactatctgttattatttattataatgaaatTAGACGAGGACTCTTTTATTTggatcttatttttttcttaaattggcCTTCACCTATTTTGGTTGAGTCTTCTGATTTTGCTTTTAATCTTCAACTTTCTaagactatttttttattttttctctatcttttatttttaatttggttGTTgagatttctttttcaaatcagATTTTATAGAGTAGTGAAATGGTGAGAGTAATTAATCAATGTATGAAGTATTATAATGaacattaattacttattaatttttgtaggTTGGTCGAATATctattttcaaaactaattaACTATCAAGGTTATAATAGGAAAAATACTGTAATTTATGTATTGATTCTATGAAATGACAAATATTATGAACCAATTATCTATAGTAAGAGATAAtatataaaagggaaaatttgcAAAATGTCAAGAGTTTGACATTTAATAAGACTTATTGtcaatacttttaatatttaataaaaatgtcaaaaaagaaataattgttaAAAGCAGAAAGGAGAAATTAAGGGGAgagcaaaatattaaaaagaaatagttgCTTAAAATTCTTATCagttataaaaattcaaaaacaaagaactaattgacaatttatcaaaatacacaacttccatctctttcttcttctttcaccatgttaaaaaaaaacagGTCTATCACCATTTatctaaaaattcaatattcaattttcttaattttttttgaagcaCTTTATTCTACCAAGGCATATTTTGGcgttatgaaattataatttatttttaaaaatgtctaaaattttatgaagttatttgGCTATCATGTTAAGGTTATGAAGTTTATGTAtctccttttaaaaaaatttctagttTTCAAAATACAATGCTTATGTATTCATGATtacatatgtattttattttgtttattttcaatatcTCTTTGTATACCAAATAGTTTGTATTTCGATTTGATTTCGTATTCGTCCtaatgtatatcataaaatttgtatttagatttgatttCGTATTCGTCCTAAAGtatatcataaatttttgtatttatattttgatttcttattcatTCTCAACTATAAATAGCCAAAATACAGTTTATTTATGTATTCATTATATGTGTATTTATCCTAATTGTATTAGtcaaataattttgtattttattttgctcaatatatatttataccaactagtttatttttaatttcgtattcattcacaattttaaataatcacAATACAGGTTTGTATTTAGATTATCATTAGGAGAAATATGTTAGATGTACTTACTTCATGTGCAGTGATATCGTCCTTTAGCCTGGTGATTTATTTGCACCTTGAATGATCAACTATCTGTAGATTTGTTTCTCGaaaatttcatatcatttaaaaagatataatacatatattggactttaaatttggctttaaattttaactttaacctttaattttcataatgcacaaacaaacacactttaactatccaacttttaaataaataaaaacatgagTCTTACATAGTACAATACACGTAAGACATCACGtaagacaaaaaatgacatgtaggacatatGTGTCcatttatttaactttatacaagtttaagtgcctacttgtgcacatcaaagttgaagggcataaatgtaatACGAAGTCaagttaaagaaaatatttatgtattatgccattaAAAAACATACACAACTTAAGATATTATACATAATCTCTAAAGTTCcctatcattttaaaaaagttataaaaatccTCTCTTGAAAGTTGGATACATCTCTATTATTTGTAAGGCATCGGACAACCAAGAAATGCATTCAAGAgtaataaaaatctaaaatttttgtaatttgaaaaactaTCAGAATAAAATGTAATTAGCCTCGAATATATGAAATTCACGTTATATATGTTACATATTTCATGATCCAAGTTTGAATCCTAAAGGGCCTAAATTTAGGGTCACATGAAGACTAAGAAGAGGGCCAAAATTTCAGTCCAAAGTGTGTTGAATTCTCACCCAACAAGGGCTGAAAATCAcagcaaatataaatatgagatAAAGTCACATGGGTTTTTGGtgcaaattttccaaatttcctCTTATTTTTGTTAGCTAATTTTATGAAGGgagtttgttattatttttacatggTCTCCTAGTTTAATAGTTTTCTAGAGATAAGGTAAGGTTTAATTTCTTTTGCTTGTACTTATTtcgattgattttttttatgcttaATAAAAGATCGCTAGACACTGTCTagtgataaattaaaaaaataaaaataaaaaatgtgtaaACATTAATTGATATTAGGTACTTTCTACTCTCCCTcctttgctatttttttttcttttaaattcaaAACATTGAGCATAATCTATACAACTTTTTTCATGGCTATCACTGTCTAAAAGGACATAAAATGTTTTGACATATTTCTTGGTAACTTCTTCTTGTTTTATTATTCTACAAGAATTCTTATCCTATATGAATTAGTGTCTTTGAAACAATCgatgaattaattttattttaaaatgcatTTTGTCACCACAAACGTCATCAATCGGTCacatatttcaataattttctcTCTATATAAACTCTCATTAGTTCAACCTTACGTTCTACCATAAATtagttaataaaattatatcttaCACCAAAGAATCATGGAAAACTTGAAGAATGATTGTCATGTTCTTCTTGTAACATTTCCAGGTCAAGGTCATATTAATCCATCTCTTCAATTTGCCAAAAAACTAGTTAATTTAGGATTAAATGTCACTTTTTCCACTAGCCTAACAGCTTTTAATCGTATTTCTAAACTTCCAAATATTGAAGGATTAAGCTTTACTCCTTTTTCTGATGGCTATGATGGAAAATTTGAAGGATCGCTAGATGAGTTCGAGTCATTTTATTCTTCCCTAGTAAGTCATGGTTCTGAATTCATGACTCAAATCATAGAATCTAGGGCGGTTGAGGGCCGCCCTTTCAAACGTGTCATTTACACAACCCTCATGGCATGGGTTGGTATAGTGGCTAAGGGCATTAATGTCCCATCTACATTTTTTTGGATCCAACCCGCCACGGTCATggacatttattattattgcttCACTGACTACGCTGATTGTTTTAAGAATTGTTCTGAAGATCAAGTTGTAGATCTTCCAGGATTACCTCAACTAAGTCCTCGTGATTTTCCCTCGTTTGTGTTCACCGATGTGAATTCTAAGTATGGTTGGGGAGTTAAGTCTATCATAGACCAAATTGAGTTATTGAATAGCGAAGAAAATCCAAGAGTACTTGTGAACACTTTTGATGATTTGGAATTTGATGCTTTGAGGGCATTGAAGAATTTAACTATGGTTGGAATTGGTCCTTCAATTCCTTCGGCTTTTCTCGATGGAAATGATCCTTTAGATaagtcatttggagctgatttAAGGTCGAGTTCGGAAAATTACATGGATTGGTTGGATACAATGACTAAAGAATCGGTTATTTATATAGCATTTGGTAGTTACTCTGAGATATCAAGTCAATTGATGGAGGAAATAGGTCAAGGATTGGTAAAATGTGGAAGGCCGTTTTTGTGGGTGattagagaagaaaaagaaggggGTCATCCTGAGGAAAAATTGACTTGTAAAGAGGAATTAGAAAAACAAGGGAAAATCGTGCGTTGGTGCTCGCAAGTGGAAGTGTTACAACACCCGTCTTTAGGTTGTTTCTTGACTCACTGTGGATGGAATTCGACTTTGGAGAGTCTGTCTTCTGGCATGCCAATTGTGGCGTGTCCGTTGTGGACCGATCAAGGTTGCAATGCTAAGCTCGTTCAAGATGTTTGGAAGATTGGCGTAAGAGTAAATGCCAGTAAAGAAGGTGTCGTCGAAAGAGATGAGTTCAAGAGGTGTATAGAGATTGTAATGAAAGACGGAGAAAAAAGGGTTGAGCTTAAGAAAAATGCCAAGAAATGGAAGGATTTGGCGAAGGAAGCTACAAAGGAAAATGGTTCGTCAAATGTAAATCTCAAAGCTTATGTTAATGAGATTTTACTCAGTCACCAAAGATAGTTCGATGCACAAAGTGCAAAACATTTCCGTTCATGCAAAATCTGAATCactatcaaataattaaaataaattaattatcattcCTGCAACACCTTAGCCTGTATATGTTGCACGTATTAAGTACGCATAATTATTTAAACAATTGTGCAAATTAAAGATTAATTATGCATCATATTTTGGTTGATGACATTAGTTAGGTtgtaatttttgtttgtatttgaaTTGTTAGTACTTTGAGACTGATGGGAAACGTGATAGAGTCCGTAGAAATGtgtgagtttttttaaaaaataaataagataaaatgtGTTAGGTATAATGccaaattcaagtaattttttattaaaataaataaataagataaaaagtaAAGGCTTAGAATTGTCCTCAAAGAAGATATAAATTGCTtggatgataagtattatgAAATTTCTGATcactaataaaacaaaaaaagttggtaactcctaaaaaaaaaattaaaattcttacgATCTCAACCATATAAAATCGAATGATAATAAAGTTTTAATTATGACACTCCAACAAAATTTGTCCACGCCACTTGGGAAATTTTGGCACAAACAATTAAGGGAGCTAATAATAGACACTTATACCTGAAATTCTTATCCTACAAAATTTGATGGGGCtacaatattatgaaaaaaatatgtaaattgaATTAGTACGATATGTATGTTGTCATCTCAAATGTCATCAATTACTAtgtccaaatattttttttttcttatatataaacTCCAAAAACATACACATACCAAATGAAAAACACTTCATTAGCATCCATAGAAAAATTCTCTCTTTTCCCTACCAAGAAAATGGAAAATATGAGGAATGACAAATCTCATGTTCTTATTGTAATATTTCCAGCTCAAGGTCATATAAATCCATCTCTTCAACTATCTAAACGATTGATTGATTTAGGTATTAAAGTTACTTTATCAACGAGTTTATCagctttcaataaaataaaaatacttccaAATATTGAAGGATTAAGTTTCGCTCCTTTCTCTGATGGCTATGATGGCAATTTCAAAGGTTCATTTAATGAgtttcatttatattattcttCTATAAAGTCTCATGGGTcagaatttattttcaatttaattaaatcaaatgcaaaaaattgtacTCCTTTTACACATGTTATCTACACTGTTGTTATGGAATGGACTGCTTTGGTAGCAAAAGAAT
Coding sequences within it:
- the TPS14 gene encoding sesquiterpene synthase 14, with product MATNLTLETDKEIKNMNQLSMIDTTITRPLANYHSSVWKNYFLSYTPQLTEISSQEKLELEELKEKVRQMLVETSDKSTQKLVLIDTIQRLGVAYHFDNEIKISIQNIFDEFEQNKNEDDNDLYIVALRFRLVRGQRHYMSSDVFKKFTNDDGKFKETLTKDVQGLLNLYEATHLRVHGEQILEEALSFTVTHLKSMSPKLDSSLKAQVSEALIQPIYTNVPRVVAPKYIRIYENIESHDDLLLKFVKLDFHILQKMHQRELSELTRWWKDLDHSNKYPYARDKLVECYFWATGVYFGPQYKRARRMITKLIVIITITDDLYDAYATYDELVPYTNAVERCEISAMDSISPYMRPLYQVFLDYFDEMEEELTKDGKAHYVYYAKVEMNKLIKSYLKEAEWLKNDIIPKCEEYKRNATITVANQMILITCLIVAGEFISKETFEWMINESLIAPASSLINRLKDDIIGHEHEQQREHGASFVECYVKEYRASKQEAYVEARRQIANAWKDINTDYLHATQVPTFVLQPALNLSRLVDILQEDDFTDSQNFLKDTIKLLFVDSVNSTSCG
- the LOC101250740 gene encoding UDP-glycosyltransferase 75C1-like yields the protein MENLKNDCHVLLVTFPGQGHINPSLQFAKKLVNLGLNVTFSTSLTAFNRISKLPNIEGLSFTPFSDGYDGKFEGSLDEFESFYSSLVSHGSEFMTQIIESRAVEGRPFKRVIYTTLMAWVGIVAKGINVPSTFFWIQPATVMDIYYYCFTDYADCFKNCSEDQVVDLPGLPQLSPRDFPSFVFTDVNSKYGWGVKSIIDQIELLNSEENPRVLVNTFDDLEFDALRALKNLTMVGIGPSIPSAFLDGNDPLDKSFGADLRSSSENYMDWLDTMTKESVIYIAFGSYSEISSQLMEEIGQGLVKCGRPFLWVIREEKEGGHPEEKLTCKEELEKQGKIVRWCSQVEVLQHPSLGCFLTHCGWNSTLESLSSGMPIVACPLWTDQGCNAKLVQDVWKIGVRVNASKEGVVERDEFKRCIEIVMKDGEKRVELKKNAKKWKDLAKEATKENGSSNVNLKAYVNEILLSIKVTLSTSLSAFNKIKILPNIEGLSFAPFSDGYDGNFKGSFNEFHLYYSSIKSHGSEFIFNLIKSNAKNCTPFTHVIYTVVMEWTALVAKELNTPSTLFWIQPATVFDIYYYRYTDYSDYFKNCDSNDKIIELPGLPPLSPIDFPSFVFDNVECNNWAAESIKTQIDLLNSEKNPKILVNTFDDLELDALRILNNVTMIGIGPLIPSIFLDDNSFRADMIEVSSNNYMNWLDLMTKGSVIYVAFGSYTETSSQLMEEIGQGLLKCGRPFLWVIREGQNRKNLTCKDELEKKGKLVSWCSQAEVLKHPSVGCFLTHCGWNSTLESIASGVPVVACPIWNDQLCNAKLVQDVWKNGVRVNIGDKGIAERDEFERCIEIVMGNSEEGGKLRNNVKKWSNLAKEAMKKNGSSVMNLKTYANEFFI